The following proteins are co-located in the Candidatus Paracaedibacter acanthamoebae genome:
- the ispG gene encoding flavodoxin-dependent (E)-4-hydroxy-3-methylbut-2-enyl-diphosphate synthase → MVALPLIQRHKTHRVQVGSVTIGGDAPVVVQSMTNTDTTDIANSVQQVKELADAGSEIVRLTVNTEAAAQAIPEIKNQLLKEGYITPLVGCFHYNGHRLLTDIPDCAAALDKYRINPGNVGFGEKRSQQFEMMIEKAIQYNKAVRIGVNWGSLDQDLAARLMDDNAKRPTPLPADNILREALIQSALDNAKLAESIGLRADQIILSCKVSRPPDLVAVYSELAHRSHYTLHLGLTEAGIGNKGVVATTAALSLLLQQGIGDTIRASLTPRPGESRTTEVTVCCEILQSLGLRAFTPQVTACPGCGRTTSTYFQALADQIQTYLQHQMAIWRTQYVGVENLKVAVMGCIVNGPGESKHADIGISLPGTGESPVAPVFIDGQKATTLRGDHIAEEFMALLNTYVKNRYGKAA, encoded by the coding sequence ATGGTTGCATTACCTCTTATTCAGCGTCATAAAACCCACAGGGTTCAAGTGGGCTCCGTCACTATTGGTGGCGATGCCCCTGTTGTTGTTCAATCCATGACAAATACTGATACGACCGATATAGCGAACAGTGTGCAGCAAGTCAAAGAATTAGCAGATGCTGGCTCCGAAATTGTCCGTCTAACGGTTAATACAGAAGCTGCTGCCCAGGCGATTCCTGAGATCAAAAATCAACTTCTAAAAGAGGGTTATATCACCCCGCTCGTCGGATGTTTCCATTACAATGGTCATCGTCTTTTAACAGACATCCCTGATTGTGCGGCGGCTTTAGATAAGTATCGCATTAACCCCGGCAATGTCGGCTTTGGCGAAAAGCGATCCCAGCAGTTTGAAATGATGATCGAAAAGGCTATCCAGTATAATAAAGCCGTCCGTATTGGCGTTAATTGGGGGAGCCTGGATCAAGATTTAGCCGCCCGTCTTATGGATGACAATGCAAAACGCCCTACCCCTTTACCGGCCGATAATATTCTACGCGAAGCCTTGATCCAATCTGCCCTTGACAATGCTAAACTTGCTGAATCCATTGGGTTAAGAGCCGACCAAATTATTTTATCCTGCAAAGTCAGTCGCCCCCCAGATCTTGTCGCTGTTTACAGTGAATTAGCCCACCGCAGTCATTACACCCTGCACTTAGGATTAACCGAAGCTGGAATAGGAAACAAAGGAGTGGTGGCAACAACGGCGGCTCTTTCTTTGCTGTTACAACAGGGGATTGGAGATACAATCAGGGCCTCCCTAACCCCCCGCCCTGGCGAATCCCGAACGACTGAAGTTACTGTCTGCTGCGAGATTTTACAATCTTTGGGATTGCGCGCCTTCACGCCGCAAGTTACAGCTTGTCCGGGCTGTGGTCGCACCACCAGCACCTATTTCCAAGCGCTGGCCGATCAGATCCAAACATACCTGCAGCACCAAATGGCCATTTGGCGGACTCAGTATGTGGGCGTGGAAAACTTAAAAGTTGCCGTGATGGGGTGCATTGTTAATGGCCCCGGTGAAAGCAAACATGCTGATATTGGGATTAGCCTTCCAGGCACAGGCGAATCACCGGTGGCTCCTGTCTTTATTGATGGTCAAAAAGCAACCACCTTGCGGGGTGATCATATTGCGGAAGAGTTTATGGCACTTCTTAACACCTATGTTAAAAACCGCTATGGAAAAGCTGCGTGA
- a CDS encoding tRNA-binding protein — translation MTITYDDFDKVDLRAGTIVKAEINVKAKKSAYKIWVDFVETIGIKQTSAQVTYHYTPESLIGKSVIGCLNLGARNIAGFMSEFLLVGFSDPRGNIILATTDQTVPNGQKLH, via the coding sequence ATGACCATAACCTATGATGATTTCGATAAGGTCGATCTTCGAGCCGGTACCATTGTCAAAGCTGAAATAAATGTAAAAGCCAAAAAATCTGCTTATAAAATTTGGGTGGATTTTGTTGAGACGATTGGTATAAAACAGACCTCGGCTCAGGTAACGTATCACTATACACCCGAGTCTTTGATTGGGAAATCTGTGATCGGATGTCTGAATTTAGGAGCCCGCAATATTGCCGGCTTTATGTCAGAGTTTTTGTTGGTTGGATTTAGTGATCCGCGGGGAAATATTATTTTAGCAACGACCGATCAAACCGTGCCCAATGGTCAAAAATTACATTAG
- a CDS encoding LysE/ArgO family amino acid transporter, with product MVDFHIPPFLQGFATSAGLIIAIGAQNAFVLKQALLRNHVFLIAILCSIIDAALILLGVFGFATLLETSPLLLTIAKWGGFIFLGYYGFRSFKNVFHPHALEMDKKKIKPSIKKIVSLTLAFSLLNPHTYLDTVVLLGSVSSQFNDAEQPSFAVGACLASFIWFFSLGYGACFLGPLFKKPQAWKILDFIVGCMMWMIAIAIVL from the coding sequence ATGGTAGATTTTCACATTCCCCCTTTCTTGCAAGGATTCGCTACCAGTGCCGGACTCATTATTGCCATTGGCGCGCAGAATGCTTTCGTTTTAAAGCAAGCTCTTTTACGGAACCATGTGTTCCTCATTGCCATTTTATGCTCTATCATTGATGCTGCCTTAATCCTTTTGGGGGTATTTGGTTTTGCTACCCTGCTTGAAACCAGTCCCCTTCTCCTTACCATTGCTAAATGGGGCGGCTTCATCTTTCTGGGCTACTATGGCTTTCGTTCTTTTAAAAATGTCTTCCATCCCCATGCTTTAGAGATGGATAAGAAAAAAATTAAACCGTCGATTAAAAAGATTGTCTCCTTAACCTTAGCTTTCAGCCTTCTGAACCCCCATACCTATCTGGATACGGTTGTTCTTTTGGGCAGTGTTAGCTCTCAATTTAATGACGCCGAGCAACCCTCTTTTGCCGTGGGGGCGTGTCTTGCTTCTTTTATCTGGTTTTTTTCTTTAGGTTATGGCGCTTGCTTTCTCGGACCTCTTTTTAAGAAGCCTCAAGCCTGGAAAATTCTCGATTTTATCGTCGGGTGCATGATGTGGATGATTGCCATCGCCATTGTCTTGTAA
- a CDS encoding Kdo hydroxylase family protein — MHLYESNENQWGSPIAEEKQQTLISALESGEVIFLPHLSFLLQEDEKQLLSPACLKAGSKNISYSPLTHEIKGSFDHKINLLQTMMNRFASQSQHLIHNLFPHYQSTLQWGRTSYRPAEILGRETSYRKDDTRLHVDAFPSSPTQGNRILRVFSNINPFEKPRVWHLGEPFKQVAEQFLPTIKSPFPLSRNILQLLGITKSYRTLYDHYMLQIHDMMKANLDYQRNVKKRRVDFPANSTWIVMTDHVSHAALSGQYLLEQTFNLPVLGMLDESKSPLRTLEKLLNKPLI, encoded by the coding sequence TTGCACTTATATGAATCCAATGAGAACCAGTGGGGTAGCCCTATAGCCGAAGAAAAGCAACAAACGCTGATTTCAGCCTTAGAATCAGGAGAAGTCATATTTCTTCCTCACTTAAGCTTTCTTCTGCAGGAGGATGAAAAGCAATTGTTGTCGCCTGCCTGCTTAAAAGCCGGTAGCAAGAATATTAGTTATAGCCCCCTCACTCACGAGATAAAAGGATCATTCGATCATAAGATCAATTTATTACAGACCATGATGAACCGATTTGCCTCACAAAGCCAACACCTTATCCATAACCTGTTCCCTCACTATCAATCTACCCTGCAATGGGGCCGAACAAGCTACAGACCTGCTGAAATTTTAGGGCGAGAAACATCTTACAGAAAAGATGATACACGGCTCCATGTGGATGCGTTCCCCTCTTCTCCGACGCAAGGGAATCGTATTTTACGCGTCTTTAGTAATATTAACCCGTTTGAAAAACCCAGGGTTTGGCATTTAGGAGAACCCTTTAAACAAGTAGCAGAGCAATTCCTGCCAACCATAAAATCACCCTTCCCTTTGAGCAGAAATATTTTACAACTCTTAGGCATTACGAAGTCTTATCGGACGCTGTATGACCATTATATGCTGCAAATTCATGACATGATGAAAGCCAACTTGGACTATCAACGAAATGTCAAAAAGCGTAGGGTAGATTTTCCAGCCAATTCCACGTGGATTGTCATGACGGATCATGTTTCCCATGCCGCTCTCTCTGGGCAGTATCTCCTGGAACAAACTTTTAATCTGCCGGTGTTGGGTATGTTAGATGAATCTAAATCACCCTTAAGAACTTTGGAAAAGTTATTAAATAAGCCATTAATTTAG
- the accC gene encoding acetyl-CoA carboxylase biotin carboxylase subunit, whose translation MTKKPLFEKILIANRGEIALRILRACREMGIKTVAVHSTADSDSMHVRLADESVCIGPAPSRDSYLNMAAILSAADISGADAIHPGVGFLSENATFARMIEEHGKVFIGPTPEHIEMMGDKITAKKTMIDLGVPVVPGSDGGIRDEDHAIETAEKIGFPVLIKATSGGGGKGMKVAHSKEEVAQAFRLARTEAKANFGNDEVYMERYLGQPRHIEVQVLADQYGNAINLGERDCSIQRRHQKIWEEAPSPALDSEAREKLGKVVNTAISKMGYRGVGTLEFLYENGEFFFMEMNTRIQVEHPITELVTGVDLVKEQIKVAAGEKLGMTQEDIKITGHAIECRINAENAETFIPSPGEVTRYHAPGGWGVRIDSHLYQGYRVPPYYDSLVAKLIVYGHDRAECISRVERALKEYVIDGIDTIIPLHQRLAKEEDILSGNYDIHWLEKKLNA comes from the coding sequence ATGACAAAGAAACCACTCTTTGAGAAGATTCTTATTGCTAATAGAGGGGAAATAGCCCTCCGTATTTTGCGTGCCTGTCGTGAAATGGGAATCAAAACTGTCGCTGTTCATTCAACGGCAGATTCAGATTCTATGCATGTCCGATTGGCGGATGAAAGTGTTTGTATCGGCCCTGCCCCCTCGCGAGATAGCTATTTAAATATGGCTGCCATTCTCAGTGCTGCGGATATTTCCGGCGCAGATGCCATTCATCCCGGTGTGGGCTTTTTATCAGAAAATGCAACATTTGCGCGGATGATAGAAGAACATGGCAAAGTCTTCATTGGACCAACACCAGAACATATTGAAATGATGGGTGATAAAATTACGGCAAAGAAAACCATGATAGATCTGGGTGTTCCGGTGGTTCCCGGGTCAGATGGCGGAATCCGTGATGAAGATCATGCTATCGAAACAGCAGAAAAAATTGGTTTTCCAGTATTGATTAAGGCCACCAGCGGTGGTGGGGGCAAGGGTATGAAAGTTGCTCATTCCAAAGAGGAAGTTGCTCAAGCTTTTAGATTGGCTCGGACAGAAGCAAAAGCTAACTTTGGAAACGATGAAGTCTATATGGAACGGTATCTGGGGCAGCCGCGCCATATTGAAGTTCAAGTCTTAGCCGACCAATATGGAAATGCCATTAATTTGGGAGAGCGCGATTGCTCTATTCAACGCCGTCACCAAAAGATTTGGGAAGAGGCGCCGTCACCAGCATTAGATAGTGAGGCTCGTGAAAAGCTTGGCAAAGTGGTGAATACGGCTATCTCTAAAATGGGATATCGAGGCGTTGGAACTCTTGAATTTCTGTATGAAAATGGCGAATTTTTCTTTATGGAAATGAATACACGCATTCAAGTTGAACATCCGATAACTGAACTTGTGACAGGAGTTGATTTAGTTAAAGAGCAAATCAAAGTTGCTGCAGGTGAGAAATTGGGGATGACTCAAGAGGATATTAAAATCACAGGGCACGCTATTGAATGCCGTATTAACGCAGAAAATGCTGAAACTTTTATTCCTTCTCCCGGTGAAGTGACACGGTATCATGCTCCAGGGGGATGGGGGGTTCGTATTGATAGCCACTTATATCAAGGTTACCGTGTACCCCCTTATTACGACAGCTTAGTGGCCAAACTGATCGTATATGGTCATGATAGAGCAGAATGTATTAGTCGGGTGGAGCGGGCTTTAAAAGAGTATGTGATTGATGGTATTGATACGATTATACCGTTGCATCAAAGATTGGCTAAAGAAGAAGACATTCTGTCGGGTAATTATGATATCCATTGGCTTGAGAAAAAGCTGAATGCGTAA
- the accB gene encoding acetyl-CoA carboxylase biotin carboxyl carrier protein: MTDKLSIEKDAIRALADILVETDLTEIEYENEGHRIRVARNLNLSATSMAIPAGVASPAAVNLPNPEKLTTQSASMEGAIKSPMVGTVYVSSEPGAAPFVKVGDVVAQGQTLLIIEAMKVMNPIKAPRAGKITSILIKDAQPIEFGEPLLVIE, from the coding sequence ATGACAGATAAGCTTTCTATTGAAAAAGATGCTATCCGAGCGTTAGCTGATATTCTTGTTGAGACAGATCTTACAGAAATCGAATATGAGAATGAAGGACACCGTATCCGCGTTGCCCGCAATTTAAATCTATCCGCTACCAGCATGGCTATTCCAGCAGGCGTAGCCTCGCCTGCAGCAGTCAACCTTCCTAACCCTGAAAAGCTGACTACCCAGTCTGCTTCGATGGAAGGAGCTATTAAATCACCAATGGTTGGAACAGTTTATGTTTCTAGTGAACCAGGAGCAGCACCGTTTGTGAAAGTTGGGGATGTCGTAGCTCAAGGTCAAACGCTCCTGATTATTGAAGCTATGAAAGTAATGAATCCGATTAAGGCTCCTCGAGCTGGAAAGATTACCAGCATTTTAATTAAAGACGCTCAACCGATCGAGTTTGGCGAACCTTTACTCGTCATCGAATAA
- the aroQ gene encoding type II 3-dehydroquinate dehydratase, protein MHKIWVINGPNLNLLGQRNLDHYEGQTFDELTQLLHTKAKEMDLIVECRQSNHEGDLVDWIQAAKSQVEGIIINAGGLTHTSVSIHDALEILECPKIEVHISNIYAREEFRRKSLVSPVVNGMIAGFGQKGYILALEHIKTLIKANN, encoded by the coding sequence ATGCATAAGATTTGGGTCATTAATGGCCCAAATCTCAACCTTTTAGGACAGAGAAATTTAGATCATTATGAAGGTCAGACGTTTGATGAATTGACGCAGTTACTTCATACTAAAGCTAAAGAAATGGATCTAATTGTAGAGTGCCGACAATCGAATCATGAGGGGGACCTTGTGGATTGGATCCAAGCAGCAAAAAGTCAGGTGGAAGGCATAATTATAAATGCAGGGGGGTTAACCCATACGTCAGTATCGATTCATGATGCCCTCGAAATTCTTGAATGTCCCAAGATCGAGGTACATATTTCTAATATATATGCGCGTGAAGAATTTCGTCGCAAATCTTTAGTCAGCCCTGTCGTTAATGGAATGATTGCAGGATTTGGTCAAAAAGGTTATATTTTGGCATTAGAACATATTAAAACCTTAATTAAGGCAAATAATTAA